In Brienomyrus brachyistius isolate T26 chromosome 19, BBRACH_0.4, whole genome shotgun sequence, one DNA window encodes the following:
- the eif2b4 gene encoding translation initiation factor eIF-2B subunit delta: MAASAERQRPRDQPLIEGDADPKRNDILRAKNEGQELSKEEKQRLRKEKKQQKKKKKDDGCPPDSQAEKQPVAPGSSQAAQTHIQQAAQTQKAPVSAPACDASTPADKPPKNKAERAERRARQEADRANKQTRKGDPASQVPIGKSKPPPSESQPVVKRLPEHVQVDDPAAVRKLAKKLEKQQIPVRSEYGYKVSLFSHLHQYSRKAPLTQQISIPNMVIHPSVVRLGLQYSQGIVAGSNARSIALLHAFKQVIQDYSTPPNEELSRDLVNKLKPYISFLNQCRPLSASMGNAIKYIKKEISNIPNSFREEEAKSHLQNCIDNYIEEKINLAAKAISKFAIEKISDGDVILVYGCSSLVNHILCDAFEKERKFRVIVVDSRPRLEGREALRRLVKMGIRCTYVLISAISYILPEVSKVFLGAHALLANGYVMSRVGTSQIALVAKAYNVPVLVCCETYKFCERVQTDSFVSNELDDPDELMATRKGKTQLENWQNVRLLGLLNLVYDVTPPDFVDLVITELGMIPCTSVPVVLRVKNVDQ; encoded by the exons ATGGCGGCTTCAGCAGAGAGGCAGCGGCCGAGGGACCAGCCGCTCATTGAAG GAGATGCGGATCCAAAGAGAAATGATATTTTACGGGCAAAA AATGAAGGACAGGAGTTGAGTAAAGAAGAGAAACAGAGGCTGAGAAAGGAGAAGAAAcagcagaagaagaagaagaaggacgATGGGTGTCCCCCGGACAGCCAGGCAGAAAAGCAGCCTGTAGCCCCTGGGTCATCACAGGCTGCACAGACGCACATCCAGCAGGCTGCACAGACGCAGAAAG CCCCTGTATCGGCCCCCGCTTGTGATGCCTCCACGCCTGCCGACAAACCTCCCAAGAATAAAGCAGAGCGAGCAGAGAGACGCGCGCGACAGGAAGCAGACCGAGCCAACAAGCAGACTAGAAAGGGAGATCCCGCCTCCCAGGTGCCTATTGGCAAATCCAAGCCACCTCCAAGTGAATCTCAGCCAG TGGTGAAACGACTGCCAGAACACGTTCAGGTGGATGATCCCGCAGCTGTGAGGAAACTGGCTAAAAAATTGGAAAAGCAGCAG ATCCCAGTGAGGTCAGAGTATGGCTACAAAGTGTCTTTATTCTCCCACTTACATCAGTATAGCCGTAAGGCACCTCTTACTCAGCAAATCAG CATTCCAAATATGGTGATCCACCCTTCTGTCGTGCGGCTGGGCCTGCAGTACTCTCAGGGTATCGTGGCAGGCTCCAACGCCCGCTCCATCGCCCTGTTACACGCCTTCAAACAG GTTATCCAGGACTACAGCACCCCTCCCAATGAGGAGCTGTCCCGAGACCTTGTAAACAAACTGAAGCCCTACATCAG TTTTCTCAATCAGTGTCGCCCCCTGTCAGCCAGCATGGGAAATGCAATCAAGTATATCAAAAAGGAAATATCCAATATTCCAAATAGCTTCAGAGAGGAAGAG GCCAAGTCCCACCTGCAGAACTGCATCGATAATTATATCGAGGAGAAGATCAACCTGGCAGCCAAAGCCATCTCAAAGTTTGCCATTGAGAAGATCAGCGATGGCGACGTCATTCTGGTCTACGGATG CTCATCTCTGGTCAACCACATCCTGTGTGATGCTTTTGAGAAGGAGAGGAAGTTCAGGGTGATCGTGGTGGACAGCCGGCCTAGGCTGGAGGGCAGGGAGGCCCTGCGGAGGCTGGTGAAGATGGGCATCCGGTGCACCTACGTCCTCATTTCTGCTATCTCCTACATCCTGCCTGAG GTGTCCAAGGTCTTCCTAGGAGCGCACGCACTCCTAGCCAACGGCTACGTCATGTCGCGTGTGGGGACATCCCAGATCGCCCTGGTGGCCAAGGCCTACAACGTGCCTGTGCTGGTGTGCTGCGAGACGTACAAGTTCTGCGAACGCGTGCAGACGGACTCCTTCGTGTCCAACGAGCTCG ATGACCCTGACGAGCTCATGGCCACCCGGAAGGGGAAGACACAGCTGGAGAACTGGCAAAACGTGCGCCTGCTGGGCCTACTGAATCTCGTGTACGACGTGACGCCCCCCGACTTCGTGGACCTGGTGATCACTGAGCTGGGCATGATCCCCTGCACGTCTGTTCCAGTGGTGCTCAGGGTCAAGAACGTGGACCAGTAA
- the atraid gene encoding all-trans retinoic acid-induced differentiation factor isoform X2, whose translation MTARGDALLAAVAVSLMSVCLHAGFQQTGLQECHRCDGRLQDGSAVGNFCIASAGQVDGRCCLRHQGEQDRATIIGLDLSNCSLGNVEDLHEAITAVIIDLSANPIVNMSDSVFQGFTQLHSLRLPLPCQCPGGNESWETVEDIGSVCLCEGQRDACYSGGNMSWNCPENSLCGPYGPGLVQCSCSGDYHGYKCLRKGQFPMAEVLGILGASTIMVSGILWVTQRRKAKTV comes from the exons ATGACGGCGAGAGGGGACGCGCTGCTCGCTGCCGTCGCAGTGTCGCTCATGTCGGTGTGTTTACATGCGGGTTTCCAGCAGACCGGCTTGCAG GAATGTCACCGTTGCGACGGCAGGCTGCAGGACGGATCGGCCGTGGGAAACTTCTGCATTGCTTCCGCAGGGCAGGTGGACGGCCGCTGCTGCCTGCGACATCAAGGGGAGCAGGACAGGGCCACCATCATCGG GCTGGACTTGTCCAACTGTTCCCTGGGAAACGTGGAAGATCTTCATGAAGCAATAACCGCCGTAATTAT AGATTTGTCAGCCAACCCGATTGTAAACATGAGCGACTCTGTCTTTCAGGGATTTACACAGCTGCATTCATT AAGGTTGCCATTGCCATGTCAGTGCCCTGGTGGGAATGAGTCGTGGGAGACCGTAGAGGACATTGGCTCCGTTTGTCTCTGTGAGGGACAGCGGGACGCCTGCTATAGTGGCGGAAATATGT CCTGGAATTGTCCTGAAAACTCCCTTTGTGGGCCCTATGGCCCCGGCCTTGTTCAATGTAGCTGTTCCGGGGACTACCATGGATACAAGTGTCTCCGGAAG GGCCAGTTCCCTATGGCGGAGGTGCTTGGGATCCTCGGAGCGAGTACCATCATGGTGTCGGGCATCCTTTGGGTCACACAGCGGCGGAAAGCCAAAACAGTCTGA
- the atraid gene encoding all-trans retinoic acid-induced differentiation factor isoform X1: protein MTARGDALLAAVAVSLMSVCLHAGFQQTGLQECHRCDGRLQDGSAVGNFCIASAGQVDGRCCLRHQGEQDRATIIGLDLSNCSLGNVEDLHEAITAVIIDLSANPIVNMSDSVFQGFTQLHSLRLPLPCQCPGGNESWETVEDIGSVCLCEGQRDACYSGGNMSWNCPENSLCGPYGPGLVQCSCSGDYHGYKCLRKVSTLSSSCITKLLLGCLFKPPLIHPSSAYPGRHCLELIPGSIGQRAGLHSGQDAVPPQDIHHNTLAQYRCFRDCLLHCMLYSML, encoded by the exons ATGACGGCGAGAGGGGACGCGCTGCTCGCTGCCGTCGCAGTGTCGCTCATGTCGGTGTGTTTACATGCGGGTTTCCAGCAGACCGGCTTGCAG GAATGTCACCGTTGCGACGGCAGGCTGCAGGACGGATCGGCCGTGGGAAACTTCTGCATTGCTTCCGCAGGGCAGGTGGACGGCCGCTGCTGCCTGCGACATCAAGGGGAGCAGGACAGGGCCACCATCATCGG GCTGGACTTGTCCAACTGTTCCCTGGGAAACGTGGAAGATCTTCATGAAGCAATAACCGCCGTAATTAT AGATTTGTCAGCCAACCCGATTGTAAACATGAGCGACTCTGTCTTTCAGGGATTTACACAGCTGCATTCATT AAGGTTGCCATTGCCATGTCAGTGCCCTGGTGGGAATGAGTCGTGGGAGACCGTAGAGGACATTGGCTCCGTTTGTCTCTGTGAGGGACAGCGGGACGCCTGCTATAGTGGCGGAAATATGT CCTGGAATTGTCCTGAAAACTCCCTTTGTGGGCCCTATGGCCCCGGCCTTGTTCAATGTAGCTGTTCCGGGGACTACCATGGATACAAGTGTCTCCGGAAGGTCAGCACCCTGTCGTCTTCTTGTATAACTAAACTTTTGCTTGGATGTCTTTTTAAACCACCTTTGATCCACCCATCATCTGCTTATCCTGGTAGGCATTGCCTTGAGCTtattccaggcagcatagggcagagAGCAGGGCTAcactctggacaggatgctGTCCCTCCACAGGACATACATCATAATACACTCGCTCAATACAGGTGCTTTAGAGACTGTTTACTTCACTGCATGTTGTACTCTATGTTgtaa
- the atraid gene encoding all-trans retinoic acid-induced differentiation factor isoform X3: MTARGDALLAAVAVSLMSVCLHAGFQQTGLQECHRCDGRLQDGSAVGNFCIASAGQVDGRCCLRHQGEQDRATIIGLDLSNCSLGNVEDLHEAITAVIIDLSANPIVNMSDSVFQGFTQLHSLRLPLPCQCPGGNESWETVEDIGSVCLCEGQRDACYSGGNMSWNCPENSLCGPYGPGLVQCSCSGDYHGYKCLRKALP, translated from the exons ATGACGGCGAGAGGGGACGCGCTGCTCGCTGCCGTCGCAGTGTCGCTCATGTCGGTGTGTTTACATGCGGGTTTCCAGCAGACCGGCTTGCAG GAATGTCACCGTTGCGACGGCAGGCTGCAGGACGGATCGGCCGTGGGAAACTTCTGCATTGCTTCCGCAGGGCAGGTGGACGGCCGCTGCTGCCTGCGACATCAAGGGGAGCAGGACAGGGCCACCATCATCGG GCTGGACTTGTCCAACTGTTCCCTGGGAAACGTGGAAGATCTTCATGAAGCAATAACCGCCGTAATTAT AGATTTGTCAGCCAACCCGATTGTAAACATGAGCGACTCTGTCTTTCAGGGATTTACACAGCTGCATTCATT AAGGTTGCCATTGCCATGTCAGTGCCCTGGTGGGAATGAGTCGTGGGAGACCGTAGAGGACATTGGCTCCGTTTGTCTCTGTGAGGGACAGCGGGACGCCTGCTATAGTGGCGGAAATATGT CCTGGAATTGTCCTGAAAACTCCCTTTGTGGGCCCTATGGCCCCGGCCTTGTTCAATGTAGCTGTTCCGGGGACTACCATGGATACAAGTGTCTCCGGAAG GCATTGCCTTGA